A genomic stretch from Falco naumanni isolate bFalNau1 chromosome 4, bFalNau1.pat, whole genome shotgun sequence includes:
- the MAPKAPK3 gene encoding MAP kinase-activated protein kinase 3 isoform X5: MKLGGEKKKTPPNLLSNLLCAPFNLFQEVRDSWNRIVFTSPFRYQPRGGKGKKKKKRRKKKKRRHGINSCVHNGRVDVSTARRGRGAAGAARGAERSGARGGAGRCRPRVFAETPLIHFQELSRNAGPPRRALPMGSAARPPPANGRHRPPPARRMRGAGQRGPSPASARPICSLHAFICTFPPKFNFKFLYFVTRNLHFYISFRFGLAPFSRFCAPPSRGAAGALVPLAAGRGAAANGRSPGMRHGRGSSGPSRRGPSPPQRQPPGAHCAADRSSGQRGHGGHTARVVPRALATWESPGNLDFSSAEAPGKAPV, translated from the coding sequence ATGAAGCTcggcggggaaaaaaaaaaaacaccaccaaacctACTAAGTAATCTTTTGTGTGCCCCTTTTAATCTGTTCCAGGAAGTGAGGGATTCCTGGAATCGCATTGTATTCACATCACCCTTCCGATATCAGCCACGcggggggaaagggaaaaaaaaaaaaaaaagaagaaaaaaaaaaaagaggaggcaCGGTATAAATAGCTGTGTCCATAACGGCCGCGTTGATGTCAGCACGGCTCGGCGGGGGAGGGGtgcggcgggagcggcgcgcggagcggagcggagcggcgcgcggggcggggcggggcgctgCCGGCCGCGCGTGTTCGCGGAAACGCCTTTGATCCATTTCCAAGAACTTTCCAGGAacgcggggccgccgcggcgcGCGCTGCCAATGGgctccgccgcccgccccccgcccgccaaTGGGCGccaccgcccgccccccgcccgccgcatGCGCGGGGCCGGCCAGCGCGGGCCGTCCCCCGCGTCTGCCCGGCCCATTTGTAGCCTCCATGCATTTATTTGTACTTTTCCCcccaaatttaatttcaaatttctgtattttgtaacacgtaatttacatttttacatttcgTTCCGTTTCGGTTTGGCGCCCTTCTCGCGTTTCTGCGCTCCCCCGAGCCGGGGGGCCGCGGGAGCGCTTGTGCCGCTGGCGGCTGGCCGGGGGGCCGCGGCTAACGGGCGTTCCCCTGGGATGCGACACGGGCGAGGGAGCAGCGGCCCGAGCCGGCGCGGCCCCTCCCCGCCGCAgcggcagccccccggggcacACTGCGCTGCGGACCGCTCGTCCGGGCAGCGCGGGCACGGCGGGCACACGGCGCGGGTGGTGCCCCgtgccttggccacctgggaaTCCCCTGGGAATTTGGATTTCAGCTCGGCTGAGGCTCCTGGAAAAG